One region of Candidatus Electrothrix rattekaaiensis genomic DNA includes:
- a CDS encoding aldo/keto reductase, with protein MPLDQIPESGQSNLADLVDKALSLGMNHLETARNYGTSERQLAPILDRYERDSFVLQTKVRPEDDPEIFTANVLDSLDRLGQKRVDLLALHGLNNHRSLWQICRPGGCLAAARKLQAQGKVDWVGFSGHGDVDILLKGIAHQEDGGFDYMNLHWYTVYQRNTPALEAAAARNMGVFIISPTDKGGMLQSPPECLKKICAPLAPLQFNDLFCLQRPEVQTISVGAARLSDFDDHLNALTLLDDYAKVQGISRQWEQRMEAVTGHSRPDALWSRFPPWQQTPGYINIGLILWLYNLAQGWDLLEFSRRRYTMLGQDMPWVPGLNGTAARQYDLEDIAEQAGMPVEELIRVLGKAHVLLGE; from the coding sequence ATGCCCCTTGATCAGATCCCTGAATCAGGACAAAGCAATTTGGCCGATTTGGTGGACAAGGCCCTCAGTCTCGGCATGAACCATCTGGAAACTGCCCGCAATTACGGAACATCAGAACGGCAACTGGCCCCAATTCTGGATCGTTATGAACGAGACTCTTTTGTCCTGCAAACCAAGGTTAGGCCTGAAGATGATCCAGAAATATTTACGGCCAACGTATTAGACTCGCTTGATCGCTTGGGACAGAAACGGGTTGACCTGCTGGCCCTGCATGGTCTGAATAATCATCGCAGCCTGTGGCAGATATGCCGACCCGGCGGTTGTCTTGCCGCCGCCCGTAAGCTTCAGGCCCAGGGAAAAGTAGATTGGGTGGGTTTCTCAGGGCATGGCGACGTGGACATACTCCTGAAGGGTATTGCGCATCAGGAAGATGGTGGGTTTGATTATATGAACCTGCATTGGTACACGGTTTATCAGCGCAATACACCTGCGCTGGAAGCGGCAGCAGCTCGGAACATGGGCGTGTTCATCATCAGCCCGACAGATAAGGGCGGAATGCTGCAAAGCCCGCCTGAATGCCTCAAAAAGATCTGTGCGCCCCTCGCACCTCTCCAGTTTAACGACCTCTTCTGCCTACAACGGCCTGAAGTGCAGACCATCAGCGTTGGTGCGGCCCGGCTTAGTGATTTTGACGATCATCTTAATGCCCTGACTCTGCTGGATGATTATGCGAAGGTTCAGGGCATCTCTCGGCAATGGGAACAGCGCATGGAGGCGGTCACCGGCCATTCCCGACCTGATGCCCTCTGGTCGCGCTTTCCGCCTTGGCAGCAAACACCGGGCTATATCAATATCGGTCTGATTTTATGGCTGTACAATTTAGCTCAAGGCTGGGATCTGCTGGAATTTTCCCGGCGGCGTTATACAATGCTCGGGCAGGATATGCCTTGGGTGCCCGGATTGAACGGAACCGCCGCTCGACAATATGATCTCGAAGATATTGCGGAGCAGGCGGGAATGCCCGTTGAAGAGCTGATCAGGGTGTTGGGCAAGGCGCATGTCCTGCTGGGAGAATAA
- a CDS encoding hemerythrin domain-containing protein, with the protein MDKLTRETHEHCKILESMVFFEKFLKTITSDDAENYTVRLHQFSDEYIVEHFKFEEEEIFPAILHKGSSEEREFIEELQEDHEQILVSLTEFKEIITRYEPRPSKEQVKEIIKSSEALINQILDHARKEDKRLFPALKKYKV; encoded by the coding sequence ATGGATAAATTAACAAGGGAAACCCATGAACATTGCAAGATTTTAGAGTCGATGGTTTTTTTTGAGAAATTTCTCAAAACTATTACCAGTGACGATGCTGAGAATTATACAGTGCGTCTGCACCAATTCTCAGATGAATATATTGTTGAGCATTTCAAGTTTGAGGAAGAGGAAATCTTTCCGGCTATCCTGCACAAAGGATCTTCGGAAGAAAGAGAATTTATTGAGGAGCTTCAGGAGGATCATGAACAGATATTAGTTTCTCTGACAGAATTTAAGGAGATTATCACCCGATATGAACCTCGGCCAAGCAAGGAACAGGTCAAGGAGATCATCAAATCCAGCGAAGCCCTTATCAATCAAATCCTTGATCATGCGCGAAAAGAGGATAAACGATTATTTCCTGCATTGAAAAAGTATAAGGTGTAA
- a CDS encoding right-handed parallel beta-helix repeat-containing protein encodes MIKKLQLAWEKALSLIDLYLHNNGKKLLVPEEYKTIQSAINAATAGDSVVVQQGVYYEQLVMKDGVKLVSDSSNNGDELVSVNQAILQLPRRTLRTIIDGSKSSPSHHGMFDFTEGLGSATIIDGFTIQNLPRQNHHEPGHAHAINMRGASAVVMNCLIRNNGSTGIGNHVFFKDQKQPMSTRDFRWQNIKTKSSAVIYHNIIRDNFGLGIGCNHFSTPWVLGNEIFGNDDSELTGIPTPGIGVKHGAAPHILGNLVHDNPGGGILTGKGEPQGRYLIDKPTAPLIAQNIVYSNGKNKPGIGNEAAGSKELPVRILNNFVTRESAVGIGLMGGGVSIVEENVIERTGSVGIAVNGSTVLKLNRNRVTKTGAPGIVLVSGSTVYEMKQNIMTNTRGPKLVINDSEVVEK; translated from the coding sequence GTGATAAAGAAGTTACAGCTGGCCTGGGAAAAAGCCCTGAGTCTTATCGATCTGTATTTACATAATAACGGGAAAAAACTGCTCGTTCCCGAAGAATACAAGACCATCCAATCAGCCATTAATGCTGCTACGGCAGGTGATTCCGTGGTTGTTCAGCAAGGGGTCTATTACGAACAGCTGGTCATGAAAGACGGCGTGAAGCTTGTTTCAGATTCCTCCAATAATGGCGATGAACTCGTTTCCGTGAATCAGGCAATTTTGCAACTGCCCCGCAGGACGCTACGGACTATTATTGACGGCTCGAAGTCTTCCCCATCCCATCACGGCATGTTTGACTTCACAGAGGGCCTCGGCTCCGCAACCATTATTGATGGCTTTACGATCCAGAATTTACCCAGACAGAATCATCACGAACCTGGACATGCCCATGCTATCAACATGCGAGGGGCAAGTGCCGTGGTCATGAACTGTCTTATCCGCAACAATGGTTCCACCGGAATTGGCAATCACGTCTTTTTCAAGGATCAAAAACAGCCCATGTCCACACGGGATTTTCGTTGGCAAAATATCAAAACAAAATCATCTGCTGTGATCTATCATAATATTATAAGGGATAATTTTGGGTTAGGCATTGGGTGTAACCATTTTTCCACACCCTGGGTATTGGGCAATGAAATTTTTGGCAACGACGATTCGGAACTCACCGGAATACCCACACCGGGTATTGGCGTGAAACACGGCGCAGCACCTCATATCCTGGGCAATCTCGTGCATGATAATCCCGGTGGAGGTATCCTGACCGGGAAAGGTGAGCCTCAGGGCAGATATCTGATAGATAAGCCGACCGCTCCTCTGATTGCGCAGAATATCGTCTACAGCAACGGAAAGAACAAACCCGGCATAGGAAACGAAGCTGCCGGTTCAAAAGAGCTTCCTGTGAGAATTCTTAACAATTTTGTGACAAGAGAAAGCGCAGTCGGGATTGGCTTAATGGGCGGGGGAGTAAGTATTGTGGAGGAAAACGTTATTGAACGAACCGGATCTGTGGGGATAGCTGTTAATGGCAGCACGGTACTGAAACTGAACCGTAACCGGGTAACAAAAACAGGTGCGCCGGGTATTGTTCTTGTCTCTGGTTCAACGGTTTATGAGATGAAGCAAAATATTATGACGAACACTCGCGGGCCCAAGCTTGTAATAAATGACAGCGAGGTTGTTGAAAAATGA
- a CDS encoding AAA family ATPase, with product MITEIYIDNFRCLTNFQIKPGDFQLWLGDNGSGKTSVMDALRCVQRLMRGEHTEDIFRRNSLTTWDKRREQTIGFSLKADDEVYKYSLTIEYADHEDKQRIKREQLIWNDSIFFLFEGQEAHLYRINWKTEKPEEGAVFPANWERSVIPTVAQRDDNKPLIRFREELEKILLIHPIPLVVQDAAATESRNLSEHAENFAQWYRHLLQEQPAIGYRAKQLLEEVLPGFEQLSLRESGESRKLMVTFRIEGKDHDFEFMNISDGQRQLIVLYMVLEALRAGTFSTVLIDEPDNFISMREIQPWLENLNDICDEQDKQALITSHHPEIINKMARGAELWFSRQEGAHVIVNQFPQVADLPPAEVMARGWENE from the coding sequence ATGATAACCGAAATCTATATTGATAATTTTCGCTGTCTGACAAATTTCCAGATCAAGCCGGGAGACTTTCAACTCTGGCTCGGAGACAATGGTTCTGGCAAAACGTCTGTAATGGATGCATTGCGTTGCGTTCAACGACTGATGCGCGGCGAGCATACCGAGGATATTTTCAGGAGAAACAGTCTGACAACCTGGGATAAACGGCGTGAGCAGACCATAGGATTTTCCCTGAAGGCAGACGATGAGGTCTACAAATATAGCTTGACGATTGAATATGCCGATCATGAGGATAAACAGCGTATTAAACGAGAACAACTCATCTGGAATGATTCTATTTTCTTCTTATTTGAGGGGCAGGAGGCGCATCTCTACCGTATTAATTGGAAGACGGAAAAACCGGAAGAGGGTGCTGTTTTTCCCGCAAATTGGGAACGATCGGTCATCCCGACAGTTGCACAACGTGATGACAATAAGCCTTTAATTCGGTTCAGGGAAGAACTGGAAAAGATCCTGCTGATTCATCCGATTCCATTGGTTGTACAGGATGCCGCTGCAACCGAGTCGCGCAATCTCTCGGAACACGCTGAGAATTTCGCCCAATGGTACCGCCATCTTTTACAGGAACAGCCAGCTATCGGTTATCGGGCAAAACAGCTCCTGGAGGAGGTTCTCCCCGGTTTCGAGCAGTTGAGCCTCAGGGAAAGTGGCGAATCTCGAAAATTGATGGTGACATTCCGCATTGAAGGAAAAGATCATGACTTCGAGTTCATGAATATTTCCGACGGGCAACGTCAATTGATCGTGCTCTATATGGTTTTGGAAGCCCTGCGTGCCGGAACCTTTTCGACAGTTCTGATTGACGAGCCGGATAATTTTATTTCAATGCGCGAAATCCAGCCCTGGCTTGAAAACCTTAACGACATCTGCGATGAACAGGATAAGCAGGCTCTCATCACTTCTCATCATCCTGAGATTATAAATAAGATGGCCCGAGGCGCAGAGCTTTGGTTTTCCCGACAGGAGGGGGCGCATGTTATCGTCAATCAATTTCCCCAAGTAGCTGATTTGCCTCCGGCTGAAGTTATGGCACGGGGGTGGGAAAATGAGTAA
- the rsgA gene encoding ribosome small subunit-dependent GTPase A, with protein sequence MKNIPNRLAALGFDPSLLETIAPESLEHFAIVKIAAVHKDSYIVTDGENNLTAELIGKILFNASSPLDYPAVGDWILVSLYDDNTLAIIHEILLRKSLLKRKTPGKKVDFQLIAANIDIAFIVQSLNENFNLRRLERYLVMVNEAGIQPVVLLSKSDLLDETEIAIRIAEIQGIAPQLEIIPFSSENGFGLDNIREMMLPGQTSCLLGSSGVGKTTLLNTLIGEEKYTTKTVSGKESKGRHATTHRQLIRLDSGAMLIDTPGMRELGNFSAAKGVEETFSEIITLSEQCRFSDCSHVGEKGCAVMAAVEEGNLPANRYENYLKMTRESAFHEMSYFEKRRKDKQFAKHCKSVMKQKNRK encoded by the coding sequence ATGAAGAACATACCCAACAGATTAGCAGCTCTCGGCTTTGATCCGTCCCTGCTAGAAACTATTGCACCAGAAAGTCTGGAGCATTTTGCCATCGTAAAGATCGCCGCTGTGCATAAGGACAGCTATATCGTTACTGACGGTGAAAACAACCTTACAGCGGAGCTGATCGGCAAAATCCTCTTCAACGCCTCCTCCCCCTTGGATTACCCTGCCGTGGGTGATTGGATCCTGGTCAGCTTGTACGATGACAATACCTTGGCCATCATCCACGAAATTTTACTCCGTAAATCCCTGCTCAAAAGAAAGACTCCGGGCAAGAAGGTGGATTTCCAGCTCATTGCCGCCAATATCGATATCGCCTTTATCGTTCAATCCCTGAATGAAAACTTCAACCTCCGCCGTCTGGAACGCTATCTGGTTATGGTGAATGAAGCCGGGATTCAGCCGGTTGTTCTGCTCAGTAAGAGCGATCTGCTGGATGAAACTGAAATAGCCATCAGGATTGCCGAGATACAAGGCATTGCGCCCCAACTGGAGATTATTCCTTTCAGCAGCGAGAACGGCTTTGGCCTGGATAACATACGGGAAATGATGCTACCGGGTCAGACCTCCTGCCTGCTGGGATCATCCGGTGTCGGCAAAACAACCCTGCTCAACACTCTTATCGGCGAAGAAAAATATACGACCAAGACCGTCAGCGGTAAGGAGAGCAAAGGACGACATGCCACAACGCATAGGCAGTTGATCAGGCTCGATTCTGGAGCCATGCTTATTGATACGCCGGGGATGCGGGAGCTGGGTAATTTTTCCGCAGCAAAAGGGGTTGAGGAAACCTTTTCGGAAATAATCACCTTATCTGAACAATGCCGTTTCAGCGATTGTTCGCATGTCGGGGAAAAAGGCTGCGCGGTTATGGCCGCTGTAGAAGAGGGGAACCTGCCCGCAAATCGTTATGAAAATTATCTGAAAATGACCAGGGAATCGGCGTTTCATGAGATGTCCTATTTTGAGAAGAGGAGAAAAGACAAGCAGTTTGCCAAGCATTGCAAGTCGGTCATGAAACAGAAGAATCGTAAATAG